One genomic segment of Arachis duranensis cultivar V14167 chromosome 4, aradu.V14167.gnm2.J7QH, whole genome shotgun sequence includes these proteins:
- the LOC107482734 gene encoding KH domain-containing protein At1g09660/At1g09670 isoform X2: MAERIPSGSYFQYPPPAVPPSPIRSSSSSIPSDRERYLSELLAERQKLGPFVQVLPQCTRLLTQEIRRISGFNQGFMDHERLEPDSPFRSLSHHPISRPTDLEGWPTIPIEDNGNLQRMASFQTPPMGWPGAQGVPATPVVKRVIRLDVPVDKYPNYNFVGRILGPRGNSLKRVEAMTECRVYIRGCGSVKDSIKEEKLKDKPGYEHLKEPLHVLVEAEFPEDIIDNRLDHAVRILENLLKPVDESLDHYKKQQLRELAMLNGTLREESPSMSPSMSPSMSPFNSTGMKRAKTGR; encoded by the exons ATGGCAGAGAGGATCCCATCTGGGAGTTATTTTCAGTACCCTCCTCCAGCAGTTCCTCCGTCTCCAATTAGgtcatcatcttcttccattCCTTCAGATCGAGAGAG ATATTTGTCTGAATTACTGGCAGAGAGGCAAAAGTTGGGACCATTTGTGCAAGTTCTGCCACAATGTACAAGGCTCTTGACTCAAG AAATCAGACGGATATCAGGCTTCAATCAAGGTTTCATGGATCATGAAAGACTTGAGCCAGATAGTCCATTTAGATCCTTAAGTCATCATCCAATTAGTAGGCCTACGGATCTGGAGGGATGGCCTACCATACCAATAGAG GACAATGGAAATCTCCAAAGAATGGCATCATTTCAAACACCACCAATGGGTTGGCCAGGAGCGCAAGGAGTTCCTGCTACACCTGTAGTTAAGAGAGTTATCAGACTTGATGTCCCCGTAGACAAATATCCAAAT TATAATTTCGTTGGCCGAATTCTGGGGCCTCGTGGGAACTCGTTGAAAAGAGTAGAAGCCATGACAGAATGTAGGGTTTACATCAGGGGCTGTGGCTCTGTGAAGGATTCTATCAAG gaagagaagcttaaagataaACCTGGATATGAGCATCTTAAAGAGCCATTGCATGTTTTGGTGGAGGCAGAGTTTCCAGAAGATATAATTGATAATCGCTTGGATCATGCTGTGAGGATACTCGAAAATCTTTTGAAGCCAGTG GATGAATCCCTGGATCACTATAAGAAGCAGCAATTGAGGGAGTTAGCCATGCTCAATGGTACTTTGAGGGAGGAAAGTCCAAGCATGAGTCCAAGCATGAGTCCGAGCATGTCGCCTTTTAACAGTACTGGAATGAAGCGAGCCAAAACAGGAAGATGA
- the LOC107482734 gene encoding KH domain-containing protein At1g09660/At1g09670 isoform X1: MAERIPSGSYFQYPPPAVPPSPIRSSSSSIPSDRERYLSELLAERQKLGPFVQVLPQCTRLLTQEIRRISGFNQGFMDHERLEPDSPFRSLSHHPISRPTDLEGWPTIPIEDNGNLQRMASFQTPPMGWPGAQGVPATPVVKRVIRLDVPVDKYPNQYNFVGRILGPRGNSLKRVEAMTECRVYIRGCGSVKDSIKEEKLKDKPGYEHLKEPLHVLVEAEFPEDIIDNRLDHAVRILENLLKPVDESLDHYKKQQLRELAMLNGTLREESPSMSPSMSPSMSPFNSTGMKRAKTGR, from the exons ATGGCAGAGAGGATCCCATCTGGGAGTTATTTTCAGTACCCTCCTCCAGCAGTTCCTCCGTCTCCAATTAGgtcatcatcttcttccattCCTTCAGATCGAGAGAG ATATTTGTCTGAATTACTGGCAGAGAGGCAAAAGTTGGGACCATTTGTGCAAGTTCTGCCACAATGTACAAGGCTCTTGACTCAAG AAATCAGACGGATATCAGGCTTCAATCAAGGTTTCATGGATCATGAAAGACTTGAGCCAGATAGTCCATTTAGATCCTTAAGTCATCATCCAATTAGTAGGCCTACGGATCTGGAGGGATGGCCTACCATACCAATAGAG GACAATGGAAATCTCCAAAGAATGGCATCATTTCAAACACCACCAATGGGTTGGCCAGGAGCGCAAGGAGTTCCTGCTACACCTGTAGTTAAGAGAGTTATCAGACTTGATGTCCCCGTAGACAAATATCCAAAT CAGTATAATTTCGTTGGCCGAATTCTGGGGCCTCGTGGGAACTCGTTGAAAAGAGTAGAAGCCATGACAGAATGTAGGGTTTACATCAGGGGCTGTGGCTCTGTGAAGGATTCTATCAAG gaagagaagcttaaagataaACCTGGATATGAGCATCTTAAAGAGCCATTGCATGTTTTGGTGGAGGCAGAGTTTCCAGAAGATATAATTGATAATCGCTTGGATCATGCTGTGAGGATACTCGAAAATCTTTTGAAGCCAGTG GATGAATCCCTGGATCACTATAAGAAGCAGCAATTGAGGGAGTTAGCCATGCTCAATGGTACTTTGAGGGAGGAAAGTCCAAGCATGAGTCCAAGCATGAGTCCGAGCATGTCGCCTTTTAACAGTACTGGAATGAAGCGAGCCAAAACAGGAAGATGA
- the LOC107482732 gene encoding ras-related protein RABA2a, with amino-acid sequence MARSDEEYDYLFKVVLIGDSGVGKSNLLSRFTRNEFCLESKSTIGVEFATRTLEVEGRTVKAQIWDTAGQERYRAITSAYYRGALGALLVYDVTKPTTFDNVGRWLKELRDHADANIVTTLIGNKTDLKHLRAVASEDARTYAEKEGLSFVETSALESINVDKAFHTILAEIYRIISKKSLSSSADAAAAATLKEGKTITVAAPHPNAKDGKPCCSS; translated from the coding sequence atggcGAGGTCAGATGAAGAATACGATTACCTATTCAAGGTGGTACTGATCGGTGATTCTGGAGTTGGAAAATCCAATCTGCTTTCTCGTTTCACACGCAACGAGTTCTGTTTAGAGTCGAAATCCACAATCGGCGTGGAATTCGCGACTCGCACCCTTGAGGTTGAAGGAAGAACGGTTAAGGCTCAGATATGGGACACAGCTGGACAAGAACGATACAGAGCAATAACCAGTGCGTATTATCGTGGCGCTCTTGGAGCTCTTCTTGTCTACGATGTAACCAAACCGACAACCTTCGACAATGTTGGCCGATGGCTCAAGGAGCTCAGAGACCACGCCGATGCTAACATAGTCACCACCTTGATCGGCAACAAAACTGATCTCAAGCATCTCCGAGCTGTTGCTTCCGAGGATGCACGAACATATGCCGAGAAAGAAGGCCTTTCTTTCGTTGAGACCTCTGCTCTTGAGTCCATCAATGTCGACAAGGCTTTCCACACCATTCTTGCTGAGATATACCGCATCATCAGCAAGAAATCATTGTCTTCTTCGGCTGACGCCGCGGCTGCTGCTACTCTTAAAGAAGGCAAGACCATCACCGTCGCTGCACCCCACCCCAATGCTAAAGATGGGAAGCCTTGTTGCTCATCTTGA